From Gloeocapsa sp. PCC 73106, a single genomic window includes:
- a CDS encoding LCP family protein, whose protein sequence is MAKTKTKRSRTRWLLISLAMSAIALLSATAGALLAVSLYEQKPLQKAQLTPEEQSVFRGSKTVGRVAQLERPINIIVLGVKVLTSDLEEPSSRDLGYHALVDSFDGVSDTILLLRFNPQTEKLTVLSIPRDTKTYIPGYGIDKINAANDEGGSALAAQTISDLLGGIAIDRYIRINVQGVEKLIDALGGVTLYVPKDMKYTDESQHLYIDLKQGTQHLDGDKALDYIRFRYDNYGDIGRIQRQQMLLRAIVDKAVNPEVIFKSPQIFSIIQGHIDTNLSVEELLALSAFASKTKGINVEMLMLPGEFNGDGKTEVSYWLPHHQKIANLMGEHFDVGYRQADYNLPENLSVAIQDSTNDPEAVGALVLRLQHAGYQKVYVSRDWGEQLQQTRIIAQMGDDVSAIALRAELGFGEVLVESTGIIGSDITIILGEDWSKHNE, encoded by the coding sequence GTGGCAAAAACTAAAACCAAAAGAAGCCGCACTCGGTGGTTATTGATTAGTCTAGCTATGAGCGCGATCGCTCTGTTATCAGCAACTGCAGGAGCTCTTTTAGCCGTTTCTCTCTATGAGCAAAAGCCTTTGCAGAAAGCCCAATTAACCCCAGAAGAGCAAAGCGTATTTAGAGGGAGCAAAACGGTGGGACGTGTGGCTCAATTAGAACGTCCTATCAACATTATTGTACTGGGAGTTAAAGTTCTAACTTCTGATTTGGAAGAACCTTCATCTAGGGATTTAGGTTACCACGCCTTAGTAGATTCTTTTGACGGTGTTTCTGACACTATTTTACTGTTAAGATTCAACCCTCAAACAGAAAAATTAACCGTTTTATCGATTCCTAGAGATACTAAAACCTATATTCCTGGTTATGGAATAGATAAAATTAACGCCGCTAATGATGAGGGAGGATCGGCTTTAGCTGCTCAAACCATCAGTGATTTACTCGGAGGTATAGCAATTGATCGCTATATCAGAATCAATGTCCAGGGTGTGGAAAAATTGATTGATGCTTTAGGAGGGGTAACCCTTTACGTTCCTAAGGATATGAAATATACTGACGAGAGTCAACATCTCTACATTGACTTAAAACAAGGTACACAGCATCTAGATGGGGATAAAGCTCTAGACTATATCAGATTTCGCTACGATAATTATGGGGATATTGGAAGAATTCAGAGACAACAGATGCTACTGCGAGCTATAGTAGACAAAGCAGTTAATCCCGAAGTAATTTTTAAATCACCTCAGATATTTAGTATAATTCAAGGTCATATAGACACGAATTTAAGCGTAGAGGAGTTATTAGCTTTGAGCGCTTTCGCTAGTAAGACAAAGGGCATTAACGTAGAAATGCTGATGCTTCCTGGGGAATTTAATGGCGATGGGAAAACAGAAGTTAGCTATTGGTTACCTCATCATCAGAAAATTGCTAATCTGATGGGTGAACATTTCGACGTAGGATATCGTCAAGCTGATTATAATTTACCGGAAAATCTCAGCGTTGCCATTCAAGATAGTACTAATGATCCAGAAGCAGTGGGAGCACTGGTATTAAGATTGCAACACGCAGGGTATCAAAAAGTTTACGTCAGTCGAGATTGGGGAGAACAGTTGCAACAGACGCGCATTATCGCCCAAATGGGAGACGACGTGAGTGCGATCGCTCTACGGGCTGAATTAGGTTTTGGAGAGGTATTAGTGGAAAGCACGGGAATTATCGGCTCGGATATCACTATTATCCTCGGAGAAGACTGGTCAAAGCACAATGAGTAA
- a CDS encoding calcium-binding protein produces MSTLSSITGPLYYNHIDGTDGDDSLVGTSLTDGIYGRAGNDTLEGWGANDTLAGDEGNDSLIGEDGNDSLMGGSENDTLIGGSGNDYLWGHTGNDFLIAGSGNDTLIAEAGNDTLMGEAGNDLLYGGEGDDTLTGGDGNDTLIANTGNDILTGGEGNDTLIGGTGNNTITGDTGNDTLTGGEGNDTLMGEAGNDTLIGQGGNDSLEGGDGSDLLTGDIGNDTLSGQAGNDTLTGGEGSDILEGGDGSDILTGNIGDDTLSGQAGNDILEGGEGNDSLEGGEGSDSLIGNIGDDTLRGEAGSDSLIGGDGEDLLMGGPGNDMLIGDGNADKFSFGVGTSFDRSNLGIDTISDFRRSEQDKIVLRKTDFNLEGTESEFAQVTSDGLAATSEALITYNISNGKLFYNPNGSSSGFASIPEEGGHFATILNSPNLIASDFLIL; encoded by the coding sequence ATGAGTACATTGTCTAGTATAACAGGACCACTTTACTATAATCATATTGACGGAACCGATGGAGATGATTCTTTGGTAGGTACTAGCCTTACAGACGGAATCTATGGACGTGCGGGAAATGACACTCTAGAGGGATGGGGTGCAAATGATACCCTCGCTGGGGATGAGGGAAATGATTCTTTAATTGGGGAAGATGGGAACGATTCCCTCATGGGCGGATCTGAAAATGATACCCTGATAGGAGGATCTGGAAACGACTACCTCTGGGGACATACAGGAAATGATTTTTTAATTGCCGGATCTGGAAATGATACCCTTATTGCAGAGGCAGGAAATGATACCTTAATGGGAGAAGCAGGAAATGATTTGCTCTACGGGGGAGAGGGAGATGATACACTCACCGGCGGAGATGGAAATGATACCCTGATCGCTAACACTGGAAATGACATCCTCACTGGAGGAGAGGGAAATGATACCCTGATAGGAGGAACAGGAAATAACACTATAACGGGGGATACGGGTAATGACACCCTCACTGGAGGAGAGGGAAATGATACCCTGATGGGAGAAGCAGGAAATGACACTCTCATCGGTCAAGGTGGAAATGACAGCCTCGAAGGAGGAGATGGAAGTGACCTCCTCACGGGAGATATAGGAAATGACACTCTCAGCGGTCAAGCTGGCAATGATACCCTCACTGGAGGAGAAGGAAGTGACATCCTCGAGGGAGGAGATGGAAGTGACATCCTCACGGGAAATATAGGAGATGACACTCTCAGCGGTCAAGCTGGCAATGACATCCTTGAAGGAGGAGAAGGAAATGACAGTCTCGAAGGAGGAGAAGGAAGTGACTCCCTGATAGGAAATATAGGAGATGACACTCTTAGGGGCGAAGCGGGAAGTGACTCCCTGATAGGAGGAGATGGAGAAGATCTCCTCATGGGCGGTCCAGGAAATGATATGCTTATTGGAGATGGTAACGCCGATAAATTCTCTTTTGGCGTGGGTACATCCTTCGACCGCAGCAATCTCGGTATTGATACTATCAGTGATTTTAGACGGTCTGAACAAGATAAAATTGTCTTGCGCAAAACCGATTTCAATCTAGAAGGTACCGAGAGTGAGTTTGCTCAAGTCACCAGTGATGGGTTAGCAGCAACTAGTGAGGCTCTCATTACTTACAACATCAGTAATGGTAAGCTTTTCTATAATCCTAATGGTAGCAGTTCTGGCTTTGCCTCAATACCAGAAGAAGGGGGACACTTTGCCACTATTTTAAATAGTCCCAATTTGATCGCGTCAGATTTTCTGATTCTCTAA
- a CDS encoding sulfotransferase, which produces MLQIYLSIVSAAWKVYGLRWKFWSWLIVLPVYIIFTRVTLLLDNIFFPQYRQLQIKNPVFIIGNPRSGTTFLHLLLNKTGEFVSFKSWEIFFPALTARFLFKPLVNYLIKTKQTTILPEESGHPMGIDVIEHDEFLFFHKLNTQFVILLSPLAFDGKAHPELCFYDQQDESRRQSSVEFSRRCFQRQMYYLKKEQIIAHGHFSTYRIKSILEVFPDAKFIYILRSPYETIPSHLTLEYNTFKYQGRLNEVSPKQVQKYFELRYKYDLELYRYFYNIEHNQEIPQDKLLVITYEKMRTKLRETVAEVVEFTGIKLSDQLQQVVEEQASKQGSYKRKHEVMSLEEFNLTRDKITEDFSFLLKEYGYD; this is translated from the coding sequence ATGCTACAAATTTATTTAAGCATCGTCAGTGCAGCGTGGAAAGTATACGGTTTAAGATGGAAGTTTTGGTCTTGGCTTATAGTACTACCTGTATATATAATATTTACTCGAGTTACACTATTACTAGATAATATATTCTTTCCACAGTATCGTCAGTTACAAATTAAAAACCCAGTCTTTATTATTGGTAACCCCCGCAGTGGTACAACTTTTTTGCATTTGTTACTAAATAAAACGGGAGAGTTTGTTTCTTTTAAATCTTGGGAAATTTTCTTTCCCGCTTTAACCGCTCGTTTTTTATTTAAACCCCTAGTTAATTATCTGATCAAAACAAAACAGACTACTATCTTACCAGAAGAAAGCGGTCATCCCATGGGTATAGACGTGATAGAACACGATGAATTTTTGTTCTTTCATAAACTCAATACACAATTCGTTATCCTCTTATCCCCTCTAGCATTTGACGGGAAAGCACATCCGGAACTCTGTTTTTATGATCAACAAGACGAGTCTCGTCGTCAAAGTTCTGTTGAGTTTTCGCGTCGTTGTTTTCAACGTCAAATGTACTATTTAAAAAAAGAACAAATCATCGCTCACGGTCATTTTTCAACCTATCGGATCAAGAGTATTTTGGAAGTTTTTCCTGACGCAAAATTCATCTATATATTGCGTTCCCCTTATGAAACGATTCCCTCTCATTTAACTCTGGAGTATAATACTTTTAAATACCAGGGAAGACTTAATGAAGTTTCCCCTAAGCAAGTGCAAAAATATTTTGAGCTCAGATATAAATACGATCTAGAACTTTATCGCTATTTCTATAACATTGAGCATAATCAAGAAATTCCTCAAGATAAGCTCCTCGTCATTACCTATGAAAAAATGCGTACCAAGTTAAGGGAGACAGTCGCAGAAGTGGTCGAATTTACCGGTATTAAGCTAAGTGATCAACTCCAACAAGTCGTGGAGGAACAAGCATCAAAACAGGGAAGTTATAAACGCAAACACGAAGTAATGAGTCTTGAGGAATTTAACCTGACTAGAGACAAAATTACCGAGGACTTTTCATTCTTACTGAAAGAATATGGCTATGATTGA
- a CDS encoding ABC transporter permease — protein sequence MKRILAQSYKELTQFYHDPLTLALAFLLPFITVLIYGFGIRLESTNIPMIVQNFDGTNLSNSYVERLYGTNQFLPTAWSLTEPVENALDLGIAKVAVIIPPQFSRNLKTNRTAELQVLIDATDVNNASLIKNTIQNVTSFFLQEHNLIPETNPITPKIRLWFNPGRLESLFFVPGVYGVVLWIYPSILATVFFVREKENGTIVQFFISGLSAYEFLLGKGLAYLLVAISQALVVIGLGILVFQIGIVGNPIILFLGTLFFLANSVLFGILVGVRNNNQNEAVQAVAITGFMTSILLSGFIYPLTNIPFPFSLLSQILPIRYYLNITRDVFIKGIGWGAVWTDLVILIVLGLILFASSFLIFRNSKYDKIN from the coding sequence ATGAAACGAATTCTCGCACAATCTTACAAAGAATTAACTCAGTTTTATCATGATCCACTAACCCTAGCTTTAGCTTTTCTCTTACCATTTATAACTGTACTGATCTATGGGTTTGGGATCCGCCTAGAAAGTACAAATATCCCCATGATAGTCCAAAATTTTGACGGTACTAACCTCAGCAATAGCTATGTTGAGCGTTTATATGGAACCAATCAATTTTTACCAACAGCTTGGTCTCTTACTGAACCTGTAGAAAATGCTTTAGATTTGGGTATCGCCAAAGTAGCAGTAATTATTCCTCCTCAGTTTAGCCGCAATCTTAAGACCAATAGAACCGCAGAACTACAAGTTCTCATCGATGCAACGGATGTTAATAATGCTTCTTTAATTAAAAATACTATTCAAAATGTCACTAGTTTTTTTCTTCAAGAACATAATCTCATACCCGAAACGAACCCCATCACCCCTAAAATTCGTCTTTGGTTTAATCCCGGTCGTCTCGAATCTTTATTTTTTGTACCTGGAGTTTATGGTGTCGTTTTATGGATCTATCCTTCTATATTAGCTACCGTTTTTTTCGTGCGAGAAAAAGAAAATGGTACCATAGTACAATTTTTCATCTCTGGTTTAAGCGCTTATGAGTTTTTATTGGGAAAGGGTTTAGCCTATCTGTTAGTGGCTATTAGTCAAGCTTTAGTCGTGATTGGACTAGGTATCTTAGTGTTCCAAATTGGTATAGTGGGTAATCCTATTATCTTATTTTTAGGTACCCTGTTTTTTCTTGCCAATAGTGTGCTATTTGGGATACTTGTTGGAGTTAGAAACAATAATCAAAATGAAGCGGTCCAAGCTGTAGCTATCACTGGTTTTATGACCTCTATATTATTATCTGGTTTTATTTATCCCCTGACTAATATTCCTTTTCCTTTTTCCCTGTTATCTCAAATATTACCTATTCGCTACTATCTTAATATTACTAGAGATGTATTTATCAAAGGCATAGGTTGGGGTGCAGTTTGGACTGATTTAGTTATTTTAATCGTTTTGGGTTTAATTTTGTTCGCTAGTTCGTTTTTGATTTTTAGAAATTCAAAATATGATAAGATTAACTGA
- a CDS encoding ATP-binding cassette domain-containing protein has translation MTSSVPDPVILAHSLHKHYGSTAAVRGLDLAVQKGEMFGLIGPDGAGKTTTFQMLSGLIEPTAGYVKLGGKNPTEARLKMGYVTQQFSLYTDLSIDQNISYAARLRQVPEEDLEERRHKYLKLMRLDRFGDRLAGKLSGGMKQKLALCCALIANPEVLLLDEPTTGVDPVSRREFWDVLGEVAADGMTIVVATPYLDEAERCHRVALIYEGKIQQMGTPEALRTSLGLHRLEVYTPNLEAAEQILSESTYSNIVDVQRFGDRLDVLVMDLEHGEEIVRKLLKKVFRLEKLEPTLENVFISSLRRQQPLLPYVAFPRFKKNNQQWGDQPISTVSTPSTSAIAAFNLSRTFGKFQAVKNVNLVINYGEIFGLLGANGAGKTTTIKMLCGLLAATGGKVSLGGETTNLRSVALRSRIGYMSQKFTLYDDLTILENLKFYSGVYNVPRQLRSQKIDWVLATCDLEGQENLLTKNLPGGWKQRLAFGASVMHEPQILFLDEPTSGVDPLARRQFWKLINDFARNGTAILVTTHYLEEAEQCNRISLMVAGETISSGSPSEIKAAQPGQLLELAIANPPYVAKLLKQYYPPGQVSVFGNHIHLVLEDSEPDLLQLWKILKNNNIVPVSHRFIPFSLEDAFIGIVTRTEK, from the coding sequence ATGACTTCTTCAGTTCCAGATCCAGTTATTCTCGCTCACTCTTTACATAAGCATTACGGCTCTACCGCAGCGGTGCGAGGGCTAGATTTGGCAGTGCAAAAAGGAGAGATGTTTGGCTTGATTGGACCTGATGGAGCCGGAAAAACTACTACTTTTCAAATGCTGAGCGGCTTGATTGAGCCTACTGCAGGATACGTTAAGTTGGGAGGTAAAAATCCCACAGAGGCGCGTTTAAAGATGGGATACGTCACTCAACAGTTTTCTCTCTATACCGATTTGAGTATCGATCAAAATATCAGCTACGCGGCTAGGTTGCGTCAAGTCCCAGAAGAAGACTTGGAAGAGCGTCGCCATAAATATCTGAAATTGATGCGTTTAGACCGGTTCGGCGATCGCCTAGCAGGAAAACTCTCTGGGGGAATGAAACAAAAATTAGCTCTGTGCTGTGCTTTGATCGCCAATCCAGAAGTGCTACTCCTTGATGAACCAACCACAGGGGTTGACCCGGTTTCACGGCGGGAGTTTTGGGATGTACTCGGAGAAGTTGCCGCAGATGGAATGACTATAGTCGTTGCCACACCCTATTTAGATGAAGCTGAACGCTGTCATCGCGTTGCTTTGATTTACGAAGGCAAAATTCAACAGATGGGCACTCCAGAGGCTTTACGTACTAGTTTGGGGTTACACCGTCTGGAAGTTTATACCCCTAATTTGGAGGCGGCTGAACAGATTCTCTCTGAGAGTACATACAGTAATATTGTTGACGTACAAAGATTTGGGGACCGTTTAGACGTTTTAGTAATGGATCTAGAACATGGAGAAGAAATAGTTAGAAAACTGCTAAAAAAGGTTTTCAGGCTAGAAAAACTAGAACCAACCCTAGAAAACGTTTTTATTAGTAGCTTACGTCGACAGCAACCTTTATTACCCTACGTTGCTTTTCCCCGCTTCAAAAAGAATAATCAGCAATGGGGCGATCAGCCTATCTCTACAGTGTCTACTCCTTCTACCAGTGCGATCGCAGCTTTCAATCTCAGCCGCACTTTCGGAAAATTTCAGGCGGTAAAAAACGTTAATCTTGTCATTAATTACGGGGAAATCTTTGGTTTATTGGGAGCTAATGGTGCGGGTAAAACTACCACAATTAAAATGCTCTGCGGATTATTAGCAGCAACCGGGGGTAAAGTTTCCTTAGGAGGAGAAACTACTAATCTGCGCAGCGTTGCTTTGCGTAGTCGCATTGGTTATATGAGCCAAAAATTCACTCTCTACGACGATCTAACTATTCTTGAAAATTTGAAGTTTTATAGCGGTGTTTATAATGTACCTCGTCAGCTACGTTCTCAAAAAATTGATTGGGTTCTAGCAACTTGTGATCTCGAAGGACAGGAAAATCTCCTCACCAAAAATTTACCAGGAGGATGGAAACAAAGATTGGCATTTGGTGCTTCAGTAATGCACGAACCCCAGATTCTCTTTCTCGATGAACCCACATCAGGCGTCGATCCTCTCGCGCGTCGTCAGTTTTGGAAGTTGATTAATGATTTTGCTCGCAATGGTACGGCAATTTTAGTCACAACTCACTATTTAGAAGAAGCTGAACAGTGCAATCGCATCAGTTTAATGGTAGCAGGTGAAACGATCTCCTCGGGTTCTCCCAGTGAGATTAAAGCAGCACAACCGGGACAACTATTAGAATTGGCGATCGCTAACCCACCTTATGTAGCTAAATTATTAAAACAATACTACCCACCTGGGCAAGTCTCGGTTTTTGGCAATCATATACACCTCGTGCTGGAAGACTCAGAACCAGATTTACTCCAACTCTGGAAAATTCTTAAAAACAACAATATTGTGCCAGTTTCTCACCGTTTTATCCCTTTTTCCCTAGAAGATGCTTTTATTGGTATCGTTACCAGGACAGAAAAATGA
- a CDS encoding HlyD family secretion protein has product MINKENKILRLPGDLVAQFTGNSVSQKPLGLKAKATLLSLIAISAILSGVGYLVWRQQYPVVKNEVNLSGRIEGYETEIGVNRSGRIESIEVREGAVVKQGQVLVYLDDSEDQILQSQLRSAEAQITSAESEKEQAQAEVERIKARTQQIENQIGEAELNLQQSQGDSQGRIGAAQSQVAVAQAQMIQAQAQVEQAQAVLKLAQINRDRYGNLLGQGVISQQELDNAQTELDTALAVLKTREAEANAAWQQLQVAQSSLQQAQSSEFNPEIRQSQKEAQIKEKEQNKAQLLAAQAKVKAASAKIKDAQSQKEQVLTQIAEAKKDLQVVSPIDGVVVARNFEPGTVVSNQSKILTIIDPQTVYLRGFVAAEDVGKLRLGQLVQVWIDGAPDHPLIGELISIDPQASFTPENIYFAKDRVQQVFGLRISIENPPGCFTPAQTQEGTELPCARIGMPADATIKLQ; this is encoded by the coding sequence AAAGAAAATAAGATTCTACGACTTCCAGGGGATCTGGTCGCGCAATTTACTGGGAACAGCGTTTCACAAAAACCTTTAGGTTTAAAAGCCAAAGCGACTCTGCTGTCACTTATCGCCATCTCAGCCATTCTTTCGGGGGTGGGTTACTTGGTCTGGCGTCAACAGTATCCAGTAGTAAAAAATGAAGTTAATCTGAGTGGACGTATCGAGGGTTATGAAACCGAAATTGGCGTTAACCGTTCCGGGCGCATCGAATCAATAGAAGTCAGAGAAGGAGCAGTAGTCAAACAAGGACAGGTACTAGTTTACCTCGATGATAGCGAAGATCAAATACTGCAATCTCAACTCCGTTCAGCAGAAGCACAAATAACCTCAGCCGAATCAGAAAAAGAACAAGCTCAAGCCGAAGTAGAACGAATTAAAGCTAGAACTCAACAAATAGAAAACCAAATCGGTGAAGCAGAACTGAATCTACAGCAATCCCAAGGAGATAGCCAAGGTCGCATTGGAGCGGCTCAATCTCAAGTAGCCGTAGCTCAAGCACAAATGATACAAGCTCAAGCCCAGGTAGAGCAAGCTCAAGCCGTACTCAAACTAGCTCAGATCAATCGAGATCGCTATGGGAATCTATTAGGACAGGGTGTAATTAGTCAGCAGGAACTAGACAACGCTCAAACAGAACTAGATACAGCTCTAGCGGTACTCAAAACCAGAGAAGCCGAAGCTAACGCCGCTTGGCAACAGTTACAGGTAGCCCAAAGTAGCTTGCAGCAAGCTCAAAGCAGCGAATTCAACCCCGAAATTCGTCAAAGCCAAAAAGAAGCTCAAATCAAAGAAAAAGAGCAAAATAAAGCCCAACTCCTAGCCGCCCAAGCCAAAGTAAAAGCCGCATCCGCTAAAATAAAAGACGCTCAAAGTCAAAAAGAACAAGTACTTACCCAAATAGCAGAAGCTAAAAAAGATTTACAAGTAGTTAGTCCCATTGACGGGGTGGTAGTGGCGCGCAATTTCGAACCGGGAACGGTGGTAAGTAACCAGAGTAAAATTCTGACGATTATTGACCCTCAAACGGTTTACCTGAGAGGCTTTGTCGCGGCGGAAGATGTGGGTAAATTACGTCTAGGACAGTTAGTCCAAGTCTGGATCGACGGGGCGCCAGATCATCCCTTGATAGGGGAATTAATCTCTATTGATCCCCAAGCGTCTTTTACACCAGAGAATATTTATTTTGCTAAAGATAGGGTTCAACAGGTGTTTGGACTGCGTATTAGTATCGAAAACCCACCAGGTTGCTTCACTCCAGCACAAACTCAAGAAGGAACAGAATTACCCTGCGCTCGGATCGGTATGCCCGCTGATGCTACAATTAAGCTACAATAA